A stretch of the Dechloromonas sp. TW-R-39-2 genome encodes the following:
- a CDS encoding McrC family protein, producing MNSVTIFEFGLIAPPGSNSHIDIQDIPEPVFLWLETCCLKSSVEGEIACLRLTQRHGRKAIQVTSFVGVLRAPNGFQIEVLPKIGKAISGGAEQARNLLIEMLRSLNGFRHIQTDSAKLSATRMPLLEVFINEFLLAVDHVVKRGLRSDYSTIQDDLFALRGKLLVSQQIRRNLFRADRFFTEHDEFSPNRPENRLIHAALRRALSISSSQGNQKFARELSFVFSDITASSDVTQDFKKVRIDRGMSHYGNALAWARLILEGRSPLTGKGSESATSLLFPMEAVFESYVAKYLSKQLAKGLTLKTQAQSRHLVQHNSQSWFRLKPDLLVRNGAHNVLVLDTKWKLLDSAKANGRDKYGLSQSDFYQLFAYGQNYLGGAGDIVLIYPKNDSFAHPLPEFRFSESNNLQLWVLPFCLESRKLLLPEGHPLHLKISP from the coding sequence ATGAATAGCGTCACGATATTCGAATTTGGACTTATAGCCCCTCCTGGCTCCAACTCGCATATTGATATTCAGGACATTCCAGAACCGGTATTTCTCTGGCTGGAAACCTGTTGCCTAAAAAGCTCTGTTGAAGGTGAGATTGCTTGCCTAAGGCTAACCCAGAGGCACGGTCGTAAAGCAATTCAAGTTACCAGCTTTGTAGGTGTTCTAAGAGCCCCGAACGGTTTCCAAATTGAAGTTCTGCCAAAGATCGGTAAAGCCATCAGCGGTGGAGCAGAGCAAGCAAGGAATCTATTGATCGAAATGCTTCGGAGCCTCAATGGTTTCCGGCATATTCAGACCGACAGTGCGAAGCTTTCGGCAACCCGGATGCCTCTTCTCGAAGTGTTCATCAATGAATTTCTGCTTGCTGTGGACCATGTGGTGAAGCGAGGCCTACGCAGTGACTACAGCACAATTCAGGATGATTTATTTGCTCTTCGTGGAAAATTACTGGTATCGCAGCAAATCCGACGAAATTTATTTCGTGCTGACCGCTTCTTTACCGAACATGATGAATTCTCACCCAATCGCCCAGAAAATAGGCTGATTCACGCGGCGCTTCGAAGAGCGCTTTCAATTTCGTCATCGCAAGGTAATCAAAAATTCGCGCGTGAGTTGAGTTTTGTATTTTCCGACATCACAGCATCAAGCGACGTTACCCAAGATTTTAAGAAGGTGCGTATCGACCGAGGCATGAGCCACTACGGCAACGCGCTGGCTTGGGCTCGATTGATATTGGAAGGCCGCTCACCACTAACCGGTAAAGGAAGCGAGTCTGCCACTTCTCTTCTTTTCCCGATGGAAGCAGTATTTGAATCGTATGTAGCCAAATATTTGAGCAAACAGTTGGCAAAAGGCTTAACACTGAAAACTCAGGCACAAAGTCGACACCTCGTTCAACACAATTCTCAGAGCTGGTTCCGTCTAAAACCGGACTTACTCGTCCGCAATGGTGCACACAACGTTTTGGTACTGGATACGAAATGGAAACTGTTGGATAGCGCCAAAGCAAATGGCCGAGATAAATATGGTCTTTCTCAAAGCGACTTTTACCAGCTGTTTGCCTACGGGCAGAATTATCTCGGGGGGGCTGGCGACATCGTGCTGATTTACCCCAAGAACGATAGCTTTGCGCATCCTCTGCCGGAGTTCAGATTTTCTGAGTCAAATAATTTACAGCTTTGGGTACTCCCCTTCTGCCTAGAGTCTCGAAAGCTCCTTCTACCTGAAGGCCATCCACTTCACCTCAAAATATCGCCCTGA
- a CDS encoding McrB family protein yields the protein MADYFTSDHFKLLNKWKGLKRDESNPEQNRAYEDLKKAYEVTEAWANEVKKKLFPPGLVKVRKRPTSQANSFLPYNWARIYPTADAPKELAYTVGIGADEGFVVKIDTVGLNDSDPVRGLLLGLRGAYDNTSPIVAKLPIAEGLSKSLPELVEWSIGAIRAFRLRYEDVVSKLNIGKTLSDEDLLNHFDGKPAFKTFRASWSPLDKTLFCRLARSVHAAGFDWWHMGKNIQVRFGRKNPGNERAVGVLGIIRGTRTRTISSTRDIGTLPRQHREALSEDLVSKIESALASEREAFDEWWPLETERPGLWPDQLREDPTDQDDDTEDEVPPPTTVSRKPFNRIYYGPPGTGKTYELSKILKRDYEQSITSVSNEEWRREVITEKIAKLKWWEGAAAALYQLGGKAKVSDLLAHPFIQAIIAATPSNKSPTQTLWGALQYHTIDASTTVNTKRGVAPAIFDKTTDSFWQFAGNWTEQCADLIELVDSLQVAPKDTTSVQRFSFVTFHQSYGYEEFVEGLRPVVVSNEVESGEIQYEIRPGVFKELCRKARLAPDQHFAVLIDEINRGNISKIFGELITLIEPDKREGAEHAISVTLPYSGQQFSVPANLDIIGTMNTADRSLALLDTALRRRFDFIQILPDSRDEQGAPLHGLRVTAGDKEINIPQMLTTINQRIEALYDRDHCIGHAYFTGLFKLADGEERFVGLAQLFKDRVLPLLDEYFFEDRQKIRLVLADNQKPETARFITESRDHEDELSRLFGDDHGLDSFSTAKRYVDQESAFSNPDAYIGIYETLS from the coding sequence ATGGCAGACTACTTCACCAGTGACCACTTCAAGCTGCTCAACAAGTGGAAGGGACTGAAACGTGATGAATCAAACCCTGAGCAAAACCGCGCCTATGAGGACTTAAAAAAAGCCTACGAGGTCACTGAAGCATGGGCTAACGAGGTCAAGAAGAAACTATTTCCTCCTGGGCTGGTGAAGGTTCGTAAGCGCCCTACTAGCCAAGCCAACTCTTTTCTACCCTATAACTGGGCTCGAATTTATCCCACCGCAGATGCCCCCAAAGAGCTTGCCTATACCGTCGGGATCGGCGCGGATGAGGGCTTTGTGGTCAAAATCGACACAGTTGGTCTTAACGATAGCGACCCAGTACGCGGACTATTACTCGGTCTGCGAGGCGCATACGACAATACCTCGCCTATCGTAGCGAAGCTGCCCATAGCAGAGGGTTTGAGTAAATCTTTGCCTGAGCTTGTTGAGTGGAGTATTGGTGCTATCCGCGCCTTCCGCCTGCGTTACGAGGATGTAGTAAGCAAATTGAATATTGGCAAGACTTTGAGCGATGAGGACTTACTTAATCATTTCGATGGTAAGCCGGCTTTTAAGACTTTCCGCGCATCTTGGTCTCCACTAGACAAAACCCTATTCTGCAGATTGGCCCGATCGGTTCATGCAGCCGGTTTCGACTGGTGGCACATGGGCAAAAATATTCAGGTCCGCTTTGGCCGCAAGAACCCTGGCAATGAACGCGCTGTAGGGGTACTCGGCATCATTCGCGGGACGCGTACAAGAACGATTTCTTCGACACGCGATATTGGCACCTTACCCAGGCAGCACCGGGAGGCGCTATCTGAAGACTTGGTATCAAAAATAGAATCCGCTTTAGCATCTGAGCGAGAAGCATTCGACGAGTGGTGGCCCTTGGAAACCGAACGCCCTGGTCTTTGGCCTGATCAACTTCGTGAAGACCCGACTGACCAGGATGACGACACGGAAGATGAGGTACCTCCTCCGACAACGGTCTCCAGAAAGCCATTCAATCGTATTTATTACGGACCGCCGGGGACTGGTAAGACTTACGAGCTTTCAAAGATACTGAAACGCGACTACGAACAGTCGATAACTTCGGTATCCAATGAAGAATGGCGCCGCGAGGTGATTACGGAAAAAATCGCCAAACTCAAATGGTGGGAAGGTGCTGCAGCAGCCCTTTATCAGCTGGGCGGGAAAGCAAAAGTTAGTGACTTACTTGCTCATCCGTTCATCCAAGCCATCATTGCCGCCACTCCTTCAAACAAAAGCCCAACCCAAACACTTTGGGGGGCTTTGCAGTACCACACGATTGACGCCTCTACGACGGTAAACACCAAGAGGGGGGTTGCACCTGCAATCTTCGACAAAACCACCGATTCCTTTTGGCAGTTCGCGGGCAACTGGACAGAGCAATGCGCTGACTTGATTGAACTCGTCGACTCTTTGCAAGTAGCCCCCAAGGACACTACCTCAGTTCAACGATTCAGCTTCGTCACCTTCCACCAGTCTTATGGCTACGAGGAGTTTGTGGAAGGACTACGCCCGGTTGTGGTTAGCAACGAAGTTGAGTCAGGCGAGATTCAGTACGAAATACGACCAGGTGTCTTCAAAGAATTGTGCCGAAAGGCACGCCTAGCGCCTGACCAGCATTTCGCCGTGCTGATTGATGAGATTAACCGAGGAAATATCAGCAAGATTTTTGGCGAACTTATCACCTTGATTGAGCCTGACAAACGGGAAGGAGCTGAGCATGCAATCTCAGTCACGCTGCCGTATTCAGGGCAACAATTCTCGGTGCCAGCCAACTTAGACATTATCGGCACGATGAATACTGCCGATCGCTCTTTGGCCTTGCTCGACACCGCATTAAGGCGTCGTTTTGATTTCATCCAAATCTTGCCAGATTCACGTGACGAACAAGGGGCTCCCCTTCACGGCCTCAGGGTCACAGCGGGAGACAAGGAAATCAATATTCCGCAAATGCTCACCACCATCAATCAACGCATCGAGGCGCTTTACGATCGTGACCACTGCATCGGACACGCATACTTCACCGGATTATTTAAGTTAGCTGATGGGGAAGAACGGTTCGTTGGTCTAGCTCAACTATTCAAAGATCGAGTTTTGCCCCTGCTTGACGAATACTTCTTCGAAGATCGCCAGAAAATACGCCTGGTCCTTGCAGATAACCAAAAACCGGAGACCGCTCGCTTCATTACAGAGAGCCGAGATCACGAGGACGAACTCTCGCGCCTCTTCGGGGATGATCACGGCCTTGACTCTTTTTCCACTGCGAAGCGCTATGTGGATCAGGAGTCTGCATTCTCTAATCCTGACGCATATATCGGCATCTACGAGACACTGTCCTGA
- a CDS encoding M48 family metallopeptidase, with the protein MQFSLQRSSRRRTIQITVERSGKLLLHAPPEVNEEQLRAFVLEKRFWIYTKLAEKERLQRRIAVKEFVDGEGFLYLGRSHRLKLVDEQDAALRLINGRFALRRDRLSNAREQFIRWYSERARAWLSSRVADYQSRMEVTPAGVKVQDLGYRWGSCGKGNWLYFHWKSILLPARIAEYVVVHEIAHLHEPHHTPSFWLRVERAMPDFAQRKAWLAEHGMDVEGI; encoded by the coding sequence TTGCAATTCAGCCTGCAGCGCAGCTCACGCCGCCGAACCATTCAGATTACGGTGGAACGCAGTGGAAAACTGCTTCTGCATGCACCGCCCGAAGTGAATGAGGAACAACTCCGGGCATTCGTCCTGGAAAAGCGCTTTTGGATTTACACAAAACTTGCCGAGAAGGAGCGCCTCCAACGACGAATAGCAGTGAAGGAATTCGTCGACGGCGAGGGCTTCCTGTACCTCGGCCGAAGCCATCGGCTTAAATTGGTCGATGAGCAAGATGCAGCACTTCGCCTAATAAATGGTCGTTTTGCACTTCGCCGCGACCGATTAAGCAATGCGCGAGAACAATTCATCCGGTGGTACAGCGAGCGTGCTCGAGCATGGCTGTCTAGCCGAGTTGCCGATTATCAATCACGGATGGAAGTCACGCCAGCGGGCGTCAAAGTTCAAGACTTGGGTTATCGCTGGGGATCGTGTGGCAAAGGTAACTGGCTTTATTTCCATTGGAAGTCGATCCTCCTACCCGCACGCATCGCTGAATACGTCGTTGTTCACGAGATTGCTCACTTGCACGAACCACATCACACACCGAGCTTTTGGTTACGCGTCGAGCGTGCCATGCCTGACTTCGCACAGCGCAAGGCTTGGTTGGCAGAACATGGAATGGATGTCGAAGGGATATAA
- a CDS encoding type I restriction endonuclease subunit R — translation MGWELDDVEKPFVAQLQALGWAYSAGSLDNPAVTGRNSFAEVIQEGLLRQQLRTLNLGPDGAPWLDEVRLSEAAVAITRLGTHKLMEANEKASALLIRGLTVDGLPGWDGGRGQTIRYIDWETPANNRFTVINQYRVDCPPGFNSGKAFIVPDLVLLVNGIPLVVVECKSPSVPEPLAEAVDQLRRYSNQRKAAFEVDDNEGNEPLFTTNQLLVATSFDEARVGCVGAAFEHYAQWKTVVGPDGTGSEIEVAQALGKSALSEQERLIAGLLSPSHLLDAVQNFMLFMQAGGQTIKTVCRYQQYRAVNRAIDRLKSGQTRLQNGDHDQRGGIIWHTQGSGKSLTMVFLVRKMRADAQLRRFKVIVVTDRKDLQNQLSVTATMTGEIVEIAASTAGVKALARRKGPGLIFATIQKYRDGDVVGDAPLRADDLPVATLQVAEPKAAYKTEEKFEVLNEDDSILILVDEAHRTQAGDLHASLLAGLPNCARIGFTGTPIIMGEKKRTHEIFGEFIDRYTIKEAEADGATVPVLYEGRTANGAIKDGASLDELFEDLFRHHTQEELEAIKKKYATKGHIFDAPALIADKARDIIRHYVTNILPNGYKAQVVAYSRLAAIRYFEALSDARDELLTEANALSAEDKSLDDEALCLRPPKVQATVQAWRYRDTVARLEFAPIISGSNNDDPAWKPWTDASAQEQLIKRFKKPLFNAKPEKTDPLAFLVVKSMLLTGFDAPIEGVMYLDRPIREAELLQAIARVNRTGFGKRCGIVVDYFGVAKHLKEALAAYADEDIEGALASLKDEVPVLRDRHLRVVDLFRQQDIESLEDTEACVEALGNEKLRAEFAVKLKAFLSSLDTVLPRPEGLPYSGDAKRLAYIYARARNRYKDTPVLGKDVGAKVRKLIDDHVISLGIDPKIPPIQLTDAEFDTHVSRTASDRAKASEMEHAIRSHIHKHLDEDPVLFRKLSERLNDILKTLGEQWNDLIAQLQQMIDELRAGKTNDGQTPSDLPEHCAPFLRTVLDVVYAGQTPTSIELIRLKDVTVELVDLLVQELQGNRDIWSSYKRAAQEDLNTQLFEHLMRLRPPLVDTDKAGVLADKLMEQARANHDKLMQI, via the coding sequence ATGGGCTGGGAACTAGATGATGTCGAAAAGCCGTTTGTAGCCCAGTTACAGGCACTCGGTTGGGCCTATAGCGCAGGCAGTCTAGATAACCCGGCAGTCACGGGTCGAAACAGCTTTGCCGAGGTAATTCAGGAGGGACTTCTGCGCCAACAACTGCGCACGCTGAACCTTGGGCCTGACGGTGCGCCCTGGCTAGACGAGGTACGGCTTTCGGAGGCCGCAGTAGCCATTACCCGATTGGGTACTCACAAGCTCATGGAGGCCAACGAAAAGGCCTCCGCCTTGTTGATCCGAGGCTTGACGGTGGACGGCCTGCCGGGCTGGGACGGCGGGCGCGGCCAGACGATTCGCTATATCGACTGGGAGACGCCTGCCAACAACCGCTTCACGGTGATCAATCAGTACCGCGTGGATTGCCCGCCTGGCTTCAACAGTGGCAAGGCCTTCATCGTGCCCGACCTGGTGCTGCTGGTGAACGGAATCCCGCTGGTGGTGGTGGAGTGCAAGAGCCCGTCCGTCCCTGAGCCGCTGGCCGAGGCCGTGGATCAACTGCGGCGCTACAGCAACCAGCGCAAGGCCGCGTTTGAGGTGGATGACAACGAGGGCAACGAGCCCCTGTTCACCACCAACCAGTTGCTGGTGGCCACCAGCTTTGACGAGGCGCGCGTGGGTTGTGTCGGCGCGGCCTTTGAGCACTATGCCCAGTGGAAGACGGTGGTCGGCCCGGACGGCACGGGTAGCGAGATTGAGGTAGCTCAGGCGCTAGGCAAATCTGCACTTTCAGAGCAGGAGCGCTTGATCGCAGGATTGCTTTCTCCTTCGCACCTGCTGGACGCAGTTCAAAACTTCATGCTTTTCATGCAGGCGGGCGGCCAAACCATCAAAACGGTTTGCCGTTACCAGCAATACCGGGCCGTGAACCGGGCGATTGACCGACTCAAGTCGGGCCAGACCCGCTTGCAAAATGGTGATCACGACCAGCGCGGTGGGATCATCTGGCATACCCAAGGTTCGGGAAAGAGCCTAACGATGGTATTCCTGGTGCGCAAGATGCGCGCTGATGCACAACTACGGCGTTTCAAGGTCATCGTCGTCACCGACCGCAAGGATCTGCAAAACCAACTGTCCGTCACCGCCACCATGACCGGCGAGATCGTAGAAATTGCAGCCAGCACGGCTGGCGTAAAGGCACTGGCTCGACGCAAGGGCCCAGGGCTGATTTTTGCGACGATTCAGAAGTACCGTGATGGCGATGTTGTAGGCGATGCACCACTTAGGGCAGATGATCTGCCGGTAGCAACTCTGCAAGTGGCAGAGCCAAAGGCCGCCTACAAAACTGAAGAGAAGTTCGAGGTTCTTAATGAGGACGATAGCATCCTCATTTTGGTGGACGAAGCCCACCGTACCCAAGCTGGTGATCTGCACGCCAGCCTGCTGGCTGGCCTGCCGAACTGTGCTCGAATTGGGTTCACCGGTACACCGATCATCATGGGTGAGAAGAAACGCACCCATGAAATCTTTGGCGAATTCATTGACCGTTACACCATCAAGGAAGCAGAAGCAGATGGCGCCACGGTGCCAGTCCTTTATGAGGGTCGCACGGCGAACGGAGCGATCAAGGACGGGGCCAGTCTGGATGAGCTCTTCGAAGACCTGTTCCGGCATCACACGCAGGAAGAGCTTGAAGCAATCAAGAAGAAGTACGCCACCAAGGGGCACATCTTCGATGCACCGGCGTTAATTGCCGATAAGGCTCGCGACATCATTCGTCACTACGTCACCAATATCTTGCCCAATGGCTATAAGGCTCAGGTGGTGGCATACAGTAGGCTGGCAGCGATTCGTTACTTCGAGGCATTGAGCGATGCGCGAGATGAATTGCTAACTGAGGCAAACGCCCTTTCGGCCGAAGATAAGTCTCTGGATGACGAAGCCTTGTGCCTGCGGCCACCCAAGGTGCAAGCCACAGTACAGGCTTGGCGTTACCGTGACACGGTGGCTAGGCTCGAATTCGCACCCATCATTTCTGGCAGCAACAACGATGATCCAGCATGGAAGCCTTGGACCGATGCTTCGGCTCAGGAACAGTTGATCAAGCGATTCAAGAAGCCGCTGTTCAACGCCAAGCCAGAAAAGACCGATCCACTGGCTTTCCTGGTCGTGAAATCGATGCTCCTCACCGGCTTCGATGCCCCCATTGAGGGGGTAATGTATCTTGACCGCCCGATCAGGGAAGCTGAACTGCTACAGGCGATTGCACGCGTAAACCGGACCGGTTTCGGAAAGCGCTGCGGCATCGTGGTGGACTACTTTGGTGTTGCGAAGCATTTGAAGGAAGCACTCGCTGCTTATGCCGATGAGGATATTGAAGGAGCACTCGCCAGCCTGAAGGATGAGGTCCCGGTGTTGCGTGACCGTCACCTCCGCGTAGTGGACCTCTTCCGCCAGCAGGACATCGAATCATTGGAGGACACGGAAGCCTGCGTCGAGGCTCTGGGTAACGAGAAGCTACGTGCCGAGTTTGCCGTCAAGCTGAAGGCTTTCCTCTCCTCGCTTGACACGGTTCTACCTCGACCGGAAGGGCTCCCGTATTCCGGTGATGCGAAGCGCCTAGCCTATATTTACGCCCGTGCTCGTAACCGCTACAAGGACACGCCCGTTCTAGGCAAAGATGTTGGTGCGAAAGTCCGCAAGCTGATCGACGACCACGTGATCTCGCTTGGCATTGATCCGAAGATCCCCCCAATTCAACTGACCGATGCTGAGTTCGACACCCACGTCAGCCGCACAGCCAGTGATCGAGCGAAGGCCTCGGAAATGGAACACGCAATCCGCTCGCATATTCACAAGCACCTGGATGAGGACCCAGTGTTGTTCCGCAAGCTCTCCGAACGCCTAAACGACATTTTGAAGACCTTGGGTGAGCAATGGAATGATCTGATTGCCCAGTTGCAGCAAATGATCGATGAACTGCGCGCGGGTAAAACCAATGATGGTCAAACCCCCAGCGATTTGCCCGAGCATTGCGCCCCGTTTCTTCGGACCGTCCTGGATGTGGTCTACGCAGGACAAACCCCAACCTCTATCGAACTGATACGGCTAAAGGATGTGACGGTCGAGCTGGTGGACTTGTTGGTGCAAGAGCTTCAAGGCAACCGCGACATATGGAGTTCTTACAAACGCGCTGCTCAGGAAGATCTGAATACACAGCTTTTCGAGCATTTGATGCGCCTGCGGCCGCCATTGGTGGACACAGACAAGGCGGGAGTTCTGGCTGACAAGTTGATGGAGCAGGCCCGCGCCAACCACGATAAATTGATGCAGATTTGA
- a CDS encoding restriction endonuclease subunit S: MSEQSLLLPPPDWKPATLGQVSECILGGTPSTEIPQFWNGDVPWMASGDVHIRRIRDVPGRITALGLRSSNATLTNPPAVAIGLAGQGKTRGTVALTLCTLSTNQSIALLKANGSDLRTDYLFHNLDRRYEELRARSSGGGRGGLSKAILEAVPIDLPPLSDQQKIAQVLDTLDIAIHETKAILAKLKAVKQGLLHDLLMRGIDVNGELRQPQAEAPHLYKQSPLGWIPKEWEDVTLGEIARRSGGFLQTGPFGSQLHAHEYVLDGIPVIMPQDMVNGELSVESIARINQRKATALSRHRVQPNDLVFSRRGDLSRCVAIEEEHLGWLCGTGCLLARLPAHDVNGYWLALVYTQPGVQTQVMGRAVGSTMANLNTSILAAITIARPPVTEQNEIARRLKSLNKRIRFEEEELEKRRFEKTGLMDDLLTGRVRVTGLHCEVPLGMSENPIVVLEKICLAAYRADKETTDEIRKELFGDVSLPTLVVMNKDSVKVEIRTENVNHHEPHMHITHSGKFDVSINLKDFSQMAGNIDSKTWKRLRAKLWPFQERLLQIWNKLNKENNGIEAKKLITELAL, encoded by the coding sequence ATGTCTGAGCAATCCCTTTTGCTTCCGCCGCCAGATTGGAAGCCGGCAACACTTGGACAAGTGTCTGAGTGCATCCTCGGCGGCACCCCATCTACCGAAATTCCCCAGTTTTGGAACGGTGATGTTCCTTGGATGGCGTCGGGCGATGTTCACATTCGGAGAATCCGGGATGTTCCTGGGCGGATTACAGCTCTGGGCCTGCGCTCGTCAAACGCTACGCTTACAAACCCACCCGCCGTCGCCATCGGCTTGGCTGGGCAAGGAAAGACTCGCGGCACTGTGGCGCTCACCCTTTGTACTCTCAGCACCAATCAGTCGATAGCACTTCTGAAAGCGAACGGCAGCGACCTGCGAACGGATTATCTGTTTCACAACCTGGATCGGAGATACGAGGAACTTCGCGCCCGTTCTTCAGGGGGCGGTCGCGGAGGGTTGTCAAAAGCCATCCTGGAGGCAGTACCTATTGATCTGCCCCCATTGAGTGATCAGCAAAAGATCGCCCAAGTCCTCGACACCCTCGACATCGCCATCCACGAAACCAAGGCAATCCTCGCCAAGCTCAAGGCCGTCAAGCAGGGACTGCTGCACGACCTGCTGATGCGCGGCATCGACGTCAACGGCGAACTGCGCCAGCCCCAGGCCGAGGCGCCGCATCTCTACAAACAATCGCCGCTGGGGTGGATTCCGAAGGAGTGGGAGGACGTTACCCTCGGGGAAATTGCGCGACGCTCGGGCGGATTTCTTCAAACCGGGCCTTTTGGATCACAACTCCATGCGCACGAGTACGTGCTTGATGGCATTCCTGTGATCATGCCGCAGGACATGGTCAATGGTGAGCTATCTGTTGAAAGTATCGCCCGGATCAACCAGCGAAAAGCCACGGCTCTTTCTCGGCATCGCGTTCAGCCTAACGACTTGGTTTTTTCTCGCCGTGGGGATCTATCGCGCTGCGTGGCCATTGAGGAAGAACATCTTGGATGGTTGTGCGGCACAGGTTGCCTGTTGGCTCGATTGCCCGCTCACGATGTCAATGGTTACTGGCTTGCACTTGTCTACACGCAGCCAGGTGTTCAGACGCAGGTTATGGGACGGGCTGTTGGGTCGACCATGGCGAACCTCAATACCTCGATCCTTGCCGCGATCACCATCGCTCGCCCACCGGTTACAGAACAAAACGAAATAGCCAGACGCCTGAAGAGCCTGAACAAGCGAATCAGGTTCGAGGAAGAAGAACTCGAAAAACGGCGGTTTGAAAAAACCGGCCTCATGGACGACCTACTCACTGGTCGCGTCCGTGTCACAGGCTTGCACTGTGAAGTTCCGTTGGGCATGTCCGAGAACCCGATAGTTGTCCTGGAAAAGATATGCCTGGCTGCCTATCGAGCAGACAAAGAAACAACCGACGAAATTCGCAAAGAACTATTTGGCGACGTTAGCCTCCCGACGCTCGTAGTGATGAATAAGGATAGTGTCAAAGTTGAAATACGAACAGAGAACGTCAACCACCACGAGCCGCACATGCACATCACCCATTCTGGAAAGTTTGACGTGTCTATCAACCTCAAAGATTTTTCGCAAATGGCAGGCAATATCGACAGTAAAACGTGGAAGCGGTTACGTGCGAAATTGTGGCCATTTCAAGAAAGGCTGCTTCAAATCTGGAATAAATTGAATAAAGAAAACAACGGCATAGAAGCCAAGAAACTGATTACCGAACTGGCGCTTTAG